Proteins from a genomic interval of Mycobacterium conspicuum:
- a CDS encoding serine/threonine-protein kinase → MALASGATFAGYTVARRLGSGVTGEVYLAQDSRSQRWVALKVLAPQLSSDEEFRQRFATETALVANVFHPQIVEVHARGEFDGRLWTAMDYVEGGSAAQLMAERFPAVSPAGEVLAIITAAASALDHAHARGLLHRDVKPANILLSGPAAGEQRILLADFGIAPRTGSVGYAAPEQLAGAEIDGRADQYALAATAFHLLTGAPPVDEPPRLSDQRPELARLDGVFSRALAHRPTDRFDSCGDFADAANEQTGASSAVLSAPAPHDHAPEPAPQARHAKKPERVSPPATVHPEAPPVAPAKKRRVGLWLAAAAMVVLVALVAVGFGIRDVGHRSEPAADPARPTSRPPAAAPTSTAPSAPVPLDGTYRLEVERAKQTFNYVPDPQPPNVQTWWAFRSSCSATTCTAAATQLDDDEHTQAASPPTGTLVMQFGDGLWQSRPETNQFPCLAGNGIAQTETTTKVLSLRPRPQGDLVGEEEVRVQTNECGQRAAVIRIPALATRSGDVPPAVNVPDPATIGDSPADEPTPGR, encoded by the coding sequence ATGGCGCTAGCCAGCGGCGCGACGTTTGCCGGTTACACGGTGGCGCGAAGGCTCGGGTCCGGGGTGACGGGCGAGGTCTACCTTGCCCAGGATTCCCGATCGCAGCGCTGGGTGGCGCTGAAAGTCCTTGCGCCGCAGCTCTCGTCGGACGAGGAATTTCGACAGCGGTTCGCGACGGAGACGGCCCTCGTCGCGAACGTCTTCCACCCGCAGATCGTGGAGGTGCATGCCCGCGGTGAGTTCGACGGGCGGCTGTGGACCGCGATGGACTACGTCGAGGGCGGCAGCGCCGCCCAGCTGATGGCCGAGCGCTTCCCGGCCGTGTCACCGGCGGGCGAGGTGCTCGCGATCATCACAGCGGCTGCGTCAGCCCTCGACCACGCCCATGCCCGCGGGTTGCTGCATCGTGACGTCAAACCCGCCAACATCCTGCTGTCCGGTCCCGCCGCCGGCGAGCAACGAATCCTGTTGGCCGACTTCGGGATAGCGCCTCGCACCGGCTCGGTCGGATATGCCGCGCCCGAGCAGCTGGCCGGCGCCGAGATCGACGGCCGCGCCGACCAGTACGCCCTGGCGGCCACGGCTTTTCACCTGCTGACGGGTGCGCCGCCGGTCGACGAGCCGCCCCGGCTCAGCGATCAGCGTCCGGAACTGGCCCGCCTCGACGGGGTGTTCTCCCGGGCGCTTGCCCACCGGCCCACGGACCGGTTCGACAGTTGCGGTGACTTCGCCGACGCGGCCAACGAACAGACGGGCGCGTCGAGTGCTGTGCTGAGCGCCCCGGCGCCCCACGACCACGCCCCCGAACCGGCCCCGCAGGCCCGGCACGCGAAGAAGCCGGAGCGCGTGAGCCCGCCCGCCACGGTGCACCCCGAGGCGCCACCGGTGGCCCCAGCGAAAAAGCGGAGGGTGGGGCTGTGGTTGGCGGCCGCGGCGATGGTGGTGCTCGTCGCGCTCGTCGCCGTCGGCTTTGGCATCCGGGACGTCGGGCACCGGAGCGAGCCCGCCGCAGACCCGGCCCGCCCAACGTCCCGGCCGCCGGCCGCCGCGCCGACCAGCACCGCGCCGTCGGCGCCCGTGCCGCTGGACGGCACCTATCGCCTCGAGGTGGAACGCGCCAAGCAGACCTTCAATTACGTCCCCGATCCGCAACCGCCGAACGTGCAAACCTGGTGGGCTTTCCGTTCGTCGTGCAGCGCGACGACGTGCACCGCCGCCGCCACGCAACTCGACGACGACGAGCACACGCAGGCGGCGTCGCCCCCGACCGGCACGCTCGTCATGCAGTTCGGCGACGGTTTGTGGCAGTCCCGCCCGGAAACGAATCAGTTCCCCTGCCTCGCAGGCAACGGGATCGCGCAGACCGAGACCACGACGAAGGTGCTGTCGCTGCGACCCCGGCCGCAGGGCGACTTGGTCGGCGAAGAGGAAGTCAGGGTGCAAACCAACGAATGCGGCCAGCGCGCGGCGGTGATCCGGATTCCCGCGCTGGCCACGCGCAGCGGCGACGTGCCGCCGGCGGTCAACGTGCCCGACCCGGCCACCATTGGTGACAGCCCCGCGGACGAACCCACGCCGGGACGGTGA
- a CDS encoding N-acyl-D-amino-acid deacylase family protein, whose product MPYDVIIRDGLWFDGTGNAPHTRTLGIRDGIVAKVSEAADDHLDETGCPEVIDAAGKWVVPGFLDVHTHYDAEVLLDPGLRESVRHGVTTVLLGMCSLSTVYADAEDAADLFSRVEAVPRQYVLGALEANKTWSTPAEYIEALDALPLGPNVSSLLGHSDLRTAVLGLDRATDDAVRPTDAELHKMAALLDDALDAGMLGMSGMDAAIDKLDGDRFRSRALPSTFATWRERRRLIKVLRKHGRILQSAPNVAKAASGLLFFLASSRIFNWRKGVRMSLLVSADAKSMPLAVYFFGPATRLLNRLLGSSVRFQHLPVPFELYSDGIDLPVFEEFGAGTAALHLRDQLQRNELLADEDYRRRFRREFDRLNLGPSLWHRDFHDAVIVECPDKSLIGKSFGAIADERKLHPLDAFLDVLVDNGERNVRWTTIVANHRPKLLDALAVEQSIHMGFSDAGAHLRNMAFYNFGVKLLKRVRDAHRAGAPFMSTESAVHRLTGELAEWFGLDAGTLREGDRADFVVIDPAGLNDDVNAYHEEAVPFYGGLRRMVNRNDAAVVATGVNGAVVFRAGEFREGYGKTVQSGRYLRAGQRPGVRRPAGSGV is encoded by the coding sequence ATGCCCTACGACGTGATCATCCGCGACGGCTTGTGGTTCGACGGCACGGGCAACGCGCCCCACACCCGCACCCTGGGCATCCGCGACGGCATCGTGGCCAAGGTTTCCGAGGCGGCCGACGACCATCTGGACGAGACCGGCTGCCCCGAGGTGATCGACGCGGCGGGTAAGTGGGTCGTGCCGGGCTTCCTCGACGTGCACACCCACTACGACGCCGAGGTGCTGCTGGATCCGGGTCTGCGGGAATCGGTGCGCCACGGCGTCACCACCGTGCTGTTGGGTATGTGCTCGCTGTCGACGGTGTACGCCGACGCCGAGGACGCGGCCGACCTGTTCAGCCGGGTCGAGGCGGTGCCGCGCCAGTACGTGTTGGGTGCGCTGGAAGCCAACAAGACCTGGTCGACGCCCGCCGAGTACATCGAGGCGCTCGACGCGTTGCCGCTCGGGCCGAATGTCAGTTCCCTGCTTGGCCATTCGGACCTGCGGACCGCGGTGCTGGGTCTGGATCGCGCCACCGACGACGCGGTCCGGCCCACCGACGCCGAGCTGCACAAGATGGCGGCGCTGCTCGACGACGCGCTGGACGCCGGCATGCTGGGCATGTCGGGGATGGACGCCGCCATCGACAAGCTCGACGGCGACCGCTTCCGGTCTCGCGCGCTGCCGTCCACCTTCGCGACCTGGCGGGAGCGGCGCCGGCTGATCAAGGTGCTGCGCAAGCACGGCCGGATTCTGCAGAGCGCACCCAATGTCGCCAAGGCGGCGTCCGGGCTGCTGTTCTTTCTCGCCAGCAGCCGGATCTTCAACTGGCGCAAGGGTGTTCGGATGAGCCTGCTGGTGTCTGCGGACGCCAAGTCCATGCCGCTCGCCGTCTACTTCTTCGGTCCCGCGACCCGCCTGCTGAACCGGCTGCTGGGTTCCAGCGTGCGTTTTCAGCACCTTCCGGTGCCGTTCGAGCTGTATTCCGACGGCATCGACCTGCCGGTGTTCGAGGAGTTCGGCGCCGGGACGGCGGCGCTGCACCTGCGCGACCAACTGCAACGCAACGAGCTGCTGGCCGACGAGGACTACCGGCGGCGATTCCGGCGCGAGTTCGACCGCCTCAATCTCGGGCCGTCGCTGTGGCATCGCGACTTCCACGACGCCGTGATCGTCGAGTGCCCCGATAAGTCGTTAATAGGCAAGAGCTTTGGCGCGATCGCCGACGAGCGCAAACTACATCCGCTGGACGCGTTTCTCGACGTGCTCGTCGACAACGGTGAACGCAACGTGCGCTGGACGACCATCGTGGCCAACCACCGACCCAAGCTACTCGACGCACTGGCCGTCGAGCAGAGCATTCACATGGGCTTCTCCGATGCCGGCGCACACCTGCGCAACATGGCGTTCTACAACTTCGGAGTGAAGCTGCTCAAGCGGGTCCGGGACGCCCACCGCGCCGGTGCGCCGTTCATGTCGACGGAAAGCGCCGTGCACCGCCTGACCGGCGAGCTGGCGGAGTGGTTCGGCCTCGACGCCGGCACGCTGCGGGAGGGCGACCGTGCGGATTTCGTCGTGATCGACCCGGCGGGATTGAACGACGACGTGAACGCCTACCACGAGGAAGCGGTTCCGTTCTACGGCGGCCTCCGGCGCATGGTCAACCGCAACGACGCGGCCGTGGTCGCGACGGGCGTGAACGGTGCGGTCGTGTTCCGCGCAGGGGAGTTCCGAGAGGGCTACGGCAAGACCGTGCAGTCGGGTCGGTACCTGCGCGCGGGGCAGCGGCCCGGCGTGCGGCGGCCCGCCGGCTCGGGTGTCTGA
- a CDS encoding metal-dependent hydrolase family protein, with product MHVRGVGLPDEDAIELWVVDGRISREPIANADTVFDGGWILPGLVDAHCHVGLGDHGEIPLDEAIAQAEAERDVGALLLRDCGSPTDTRSLDDHDDLPRIIRAGKHLARPKRYQAGFSVELEDESELPAAVAEQARRGDGWIKLVGDWIDRSVGDLAPLWSDDVLKAAIDTAHAHGARVTAHVFSEDALPGLISAGIDCIEHGTGLTDDTIELMVEHRTVLVPTLVNILENFTGIATKAAERYPLYAAHMRELRARALPRLAAARDAGVPIYAGSDAGTMVAPGRIADEVEALKGIGMSPTEALGAACWDARRWLGRPALDHGASADLLCFSEDPRQGPAVLRRPDLVILRGKTFRPRLG from the coding sequence ATGCACGTGCGCGGTGTCGGGCTGCCCGACGAGGACGCGATCGAACTCTGGGTGGTCGACGGGCGCATCAGCCGCGAGCCAATCGCCAACGCCGACACCGTCTTTGATGGCGGGTGGATCCTGCCCGGGCTGGTGGACGCGCACTGCCACGTCGGGCTGGGCGATCACGGCGAAATCCCGCTCGACGAGGCGATCGCGCAGGCCGAAGCCGAGCGCGACGTGGGCGCGCTGCTGTTGCGCGACTGCGGCTCACCGACGGACACCCGCAGCCTCGACGACCACGACGACCTGCCCCGCATCATCCGCGCCGGTAAGCACCTGGCCCGGCCCAAGCGGTATCAGGCCGGCTTCTCCGTCGAGCTGGAGGACGAATCCGAGCTCCCCGCGGCGGTCGCCGAGCAGGCCCGCCGCGGCGACGGCTGGATCAAGCTGGTGGGCGACTGGATCGACCGCTCGGTCGGCGATCTCGCCCCGCTGTGGTCCGACGACGTGCTCAAGGCCGCCATCGACACCGCGCACGCGCACGGCGCCCGGGTCACCGCGCACGTCTTCAGCGAGGACGCGTTGCCCGGCCTGATCAGCGCCGGCATCGACTGCATCGAGCACGGCACCGGGCTCACCGACGACACCATTGAGCTGATGGTCGAGCACCGAACCGTACTGGTGCCGACGCTGGTCAACATCCTCGAGAACTTCACCGGCATCGCCACCAAGGCGGCCGAGCGCTACCCGCTCTATGCCGCCCACATGCGCGAACTGCGCGCCCGCGCGCTGCCCCGGCTGGCTGCGGCACGCGATGCGGGTGTGCCGATCTACGCCGGCAGCGATGCCGGCACCATGGTTGCCCCCGGGCGAATCGCCGACGAGGTCGAGGCACTCAAGGGGATCGGGATGAGCCCGACCGAGGCGTTGGGTGCCGCGTGCTGGGATGCCCGCCGCTGGCTGGGCCGCCCCGCGCTGGATCACGGGGCATCGGCCGACCTGTTGTGCTTTTCGGAGGACCCGCGGCAGGGGCCCGCGGTGCTGCGCCGCCCCGATCTGGTCATCCTGCGGGGCAAGACGTTTCGGCCTAGGCTTGGTTGA
- the ffh gene encoding signal recognition particle protein has protein sequence MFESLSDRLTGALAGLRGKGRLTDADIDATTREIRLALLEADVSLPVVRAFVHRIKERARGAEVSGALNPAQQVVKIVNEELIGILGGETRQLAFAKTPPTVIMLAGLQGSGKTTLAGKLAAWLRGKGHTPLLVACDLQRPAAVNQLQVVGERAGVTVFAPHPGASPESGPGDPVAVAAAGLEEARAKHFDVVIVDTAGRLGIDEELMAQAAAIRDAVHPDETIFVLDAMIGQDAVATAQAFGEGVGFTGVVLTKLDGDARGGAALSVREVTGVPILFASSGEKLEDFDVFHPDRMASRILGMGDVLSLIEQAEQVFDAQKAEEAAAKIGTGELTLEDFLEQMLAVRKMGPIGNLLGMLPGAGQMKDALAAVDDKQLDRLQAIIRGMTPQERADPKIINASRRLRIANGSGVTVSEVNQLVDRFFEARKMMSSMLGGMGIPGIGRKSATRKSKGGKNKKGKKGGRGPTPPKVKSPFGAGMPAGFPDLSQMPEGLNELPPGLADFDLSKLKFPGQK, from the coding sequence GTGTTTGAATCGCTGTCCGATCGGCTGACCGGTGCCCTGGCGGGGCTGCGCGGCAAAGGCCGCCTGACCGACGCCGACATCGACGCCACCACCCGCGAAATCCGGCTGGCGCTGCTGGAAGCCGACGTGTCGCTGCCCGTGGTCCGCGCGTTCGTGCACCGGATCAAGGAACGCGCCCGCGGCGCCGAGGTGTCCGGTGCGCTCAACCCGGCGCAGCAGGTCGTCAAGATCGTCAACGAGGAGCTCATCGGCATCCTCGGCGGCGAGACCCGCCAGCTGGCGTTCGCGAAAACGCCGCCGACCGTGATCATGCTCGCCGGCCTGCAGGGCTCCGGCAAGACGACGCTGGCCGGCAAGCTGGCCGCCTGGCTGCGCGGCAAGGGTCACACCCCGTTGCTGGTGGCGTGCGACCTGCAGCGGCCCGCCGCGGTGAACCAGCTGCAGGTCGTCGGCGAGCGCGCCGGCGTGACCGTGTTCGCGCCACACCCTGGAGCCTCACCGGAGTCCGGCCCCGGCGACCCCGTCGCCGTCGCCGCAGCCGGTCTCGAGGAGGCCCGCGCCAAACACTTCGACGTCGTCATCGTCGACACCGCCGGGCGCCTCGGCATCGACGAGGAGCTGATGGCCCAGGCCGCCGCGATCCGCGACGCCGTCCACCCCGACGAGACGATCTTCGTCCTGGACGCGATGATCGGCCAGGACGCCGTCGCCACCGCGCAGGCCTTCGGCGAGGGCGTCGGGTTCACCGGTGTCGTCCTCACCAAGCTCGACGGCGACGCCCGCGGCGGTGCGGCGCTGTCGGTGCGCGAGGTGACGGGCGTTCCGATCCTGTTCGCGTCCAGCGGCGAGAAGCTGGAGGACTTCGACGTCTTCCACCCGGACCGGATGGCCAGCCGCATCCTGGGCATGGGCGACGTGCTGAGCCTGATCGAACAGGCCGAGCAGGTCTTCGACGCGCAGAAGGCCGAGGAGGCCGCCGCCAAGATCGGCACCGGCGAGCTGACCCTGGAGGATTTCCTCGAGCAGATGCTCGCCGTGCGCAAGATGGGCCCGATCGGCAACCTGCTGGGCATGCTGCCCGGCGCCGGGCAGATGAAGGACGCGCTCGCCGCCGTCGACGACAAACAACTCGACCGGCTCCAGGCCATCATCCGCGGCATGACCCCGCAGGAGCGGGCCGATCCCAAGATCATCAACGCCTCGCGCCGGCTGCGCATCGCCAACGGCTCGGGCGTGACCGTGTCCGAGGTCAACCAGCTCGTCGACCGCTTCTTCGAGGCCCGCAAGATGATGTCGTCAATGCTCGGCGGCATGGGCATCCCCGGCATCGGCCGCAAGTCCGCGACGCGAAAGTCCAAGGGCGGCAAGAACAAAAAGGGCAAGAAGGGCGGGCGCGGCCCGACGCCGCCGAAGGTCAAGAGCCCGTTCGGTGCTGGCATGCCGGCCGGGTTCCCCGACCTGTCGCAGATGCCCGAGGGGCTCAACGAGTTGCCGCCCGGGCTGGCCGACTTCGATCTGTCCAAGCTGAAGTTCCCGGGACAGAAATAG